From the genome of Mixophyes fleayi isolate aMixFle1 chromosome 2, aMixFle1.hap1, whole genome shotgun sequence, one region includes:
- the SPICE1 gene encoding spindle and centriole-associated protein 1 isoform X2 translates to MQVFRDTTLYIYSFPNVTMAPSCDLDTSRGVIVHRKDPPTRLSILSDSVMDSQALNEVEESETSDDEVEISVNFQPGLHTDRVYRILNEESLDLDPQHPANLFVTPRGAGHPPNGQIALNATAAVDNMKTRLNKEEQVPPEEQSSVIGRVLNPQPKIPRKLQTKGKKIRSSSSQRTEPSLSVASACELTSCSQSSLDVLNQMIKDVERELEAYERETGREVTSMPQAQGLTGFTLSLVSSIKRLVSYLKESDRQLRQEATERRRLKEELNEQRLLIDALTAEILCVKEGGSVSQLSHQSASEQPSSPSLPSRPAATKEPVTAPTGSVSTQVLSFMTELGLQDAEEEQKSPVEPPSGPHTSAEMGPIKHTMEALSVYNFQPAVMLSPPRQKTQKDFSRQSPLVMSSLGSPSSSPTNTTTSGKTNDSPVSGNGPSSADACFLAQRWTLPRDTQSSACPSMPQSFYASQGDAQPNKHHIVLQDSGSEDLSASYLSKDKIVAQMTELTNQNNLLKAQLTQLRFNSPLSAADKDRAVVLPGGSLQHSAVSVQSPMTLDMRIAELNRQSAEARDKLLSLIEQQKRNVVVSPAISPITPQREDSGGRERRIDAVVPMSRLADSSMEETPSAASRDSGRRSNTSLRSSVSLAGRASADGRRRKNYKYQPCLLTDVSPAG, encoded by the exons atgcaggttttcagagATACAACTCTTTATATTTACA GTTTCCCCAATGTGACCATGGCTCCGTCCTGCGACTTGGATACATCTCGCGGCGTCATCGTTCACAGAAAGGATCCTCCCACCCGTCTGTCCATCCTCAGCGACAGCGTCATGGACTCACAG GCTCTTAATGAAGTAGAGGAATCTGAAACCAGCGATGATGAGGTGGAAATCTCTGTCAACTTCCAGCCTGGCCTTCACACAGACAG GGTTTATCGGATATTAAACGAAGAGAGTTTAGATCTCGATCCTCAGCACCCGGCTAACCTGTTTGTAACACCGAGAGGCGCGGGTCACCCTCCAAATGGCCAGATAG CGTTAAACGCCACCGCAGCGGTGGACAATATGAAGACCCGACTTAACAAGGAGGAACAAGTACCGCCAGAGGAACAGAGCTCTGTGATTGGCCGAGTGCTGAACCCACAGCCGAAAATCCCCAGGAAGCTCCAAACGAAAG GAAAGAAGATTCGATCTTCCTCCTCCCAGAGAACGGAGCCCTCTCTGTCCGTGGCCTCGGCCTGTGAGCTGACATCCTGCAGTCAGTCCAGCCTGGATGTTCTGAACCAGATGATAAAGGACGTGGAGCGAGAGCTGGAGGCCTACGAGAGGGAGACCGGCCGGGAGGTGACATCCATGCCACAGGCGCAGGGGCTGACGGGCTTCACCCTGTCTCTTGTGAGCTCCATCAAGCGCTTGGTGTCCTACCTGAAGGAG AGTGACCGCCAGTTGCGCCAGGAGGCTACGGAGAGGCGACGTTTGAAGGAGGAGCTTAATGAGCAGCGGCTGCTGATAGACGCGTTAACCGCTGAAATCCTCTGTGTGAAAGAAGGTGGCTCCGTGTCACAG CTCAGTCACCAGTCTGCGTCTGAGCAGCCATCGTCTCCGTCGCTCCCCAGCCGTCCTGCGGCTACGAAGGAGCCAGTTACAGCCCCAACTGGATCAGTATCCACCCAGGTGCTGAGTTTTATGACTGAGCTCG GTTTGCAGGATGCTGAGGAAGAACAGAAGAGCCCAGTGGAGCCCCCTAGTGGTCCTCACACGTCTGCAGAGATGGGACCTATAaaacacaccatggaagcgctTTCTGTCTACAACTTCCAGCCCGCTGTCATGTTATCTCCGCCCAGGCAGAAAACTCAGAAGGATTTCAGTCGCCAGTCTCCAT TGGTTATGAGCAGTCTTGGCTCTCCGTCTTCATCACCCACCAACACAACGACATCCGGCAAAACCAACGACAGCCCTGTGTCCGGTAACGGTCCTAGCTCCGCTGACGCCTGCTTCCTTGCACAGAGGTGGACATTACCGCGTGACACCCAGAGCTCTGCGTGTCCCAGCATGCCTCAGTCTTTCTACGCTTCCCAAGGCGACGCGCAGCCGAATAAACATCACATTGTCCTGCAGGACTCGGGCAGCGAGGACCTGAGCGCCAGCTACCTGTCTAAGGACAAGATCGTGGCCCAGATGACTGAGCTGACCAATCAGAACAACTTGTTAAAGGCTCAGCTGACCCAGCTTCGTTTCAATAGTCCGTTGAGCGCTGCGGACAAA GATAGGGCCGTAGTTCTCCCCGGTGGATCTCTCCAGCACAGCGCGGTGTCTGTACAGAGCCCTATGACTTTGGACATGAGGATCGCGGAACTGAACCGGCAGAGCGCGGAGGCGCGAGACAAACTCCTGAGCCTCATTGAGCAGCAGAAGCGGAACGTGGTCGTCTCTCCGGCCATCTCGCCCATCACCCCACAACGTGAGGATTCAG GAGGAAGAGAGCGGAGAATCGATGCTGTCGTCCCAATGAGTCGTCTTGCAGATTCCTCCATGGAGGAGACCCCGTCTGCAGCCAGCAGGGACAGCGGGAGGAG ATCAAACACGTCTCTCAGATCCAGTGTTTCCCTGGCAGGGAGGGCATCAGCGGACGGGCGTCGGAGGAAG aactacaagtaccagccatGCTTGCTGACTGATGTCTCTCCGGCAGGTTGA